From the genome of Sphingobacterium kitahiroshimense, one region includes:
- a CDS encoding PRTRC system protein B: MNIVNDITENFGTLYHPKSALVFYETIGTNTDVYVEHFDMDSNGTPINAHPLTVKEANILAKALKTDEENSKAFLKPKGILPTHILHINPSEKGTVLWYTKTQQRQIYFVDSLGISNGKAQVPPMLWFANKSSLTVFALSNDRRPTEKTPLHYAPFFNIYEKGNVCMGTVSIDIKNSASVEEFIQAWEHYFFNSYFSHSLCENLTKKNIVTLWKDLINTDKPFPKEVLKKNNKTLKNLL; encoded by the coding sequence ATGAACATCGTAAACGACATCACCGAAAATTTTGGCACATTGTACCATCCGAAATCTGCTTTGGTTTTTTACGAAACCATTGGCACAAATACCGATGTGTATGTGGAGCATTTTGATATGGATAGCAACGGAACGCCTATCAATGCCCACCCATTGACAGTAAAAGAAGCCAATATATTGGCAAAGGCTCTAAAGACCGATGAAGAAAATAGCAAAGCCTTTTTAAAGCCAAAGGGAATTTTGCCGACCCACATTCTGCATATTAATCCGAGCGAAAAAGGTACGGTGCTATGGTACACCAAAACACAGCAAAGGCAGATATATTTTGTGGATAGTTTAGGTATTTCCAACGGCAAGGCACAAGTACCGCCAATGCTATGGTTTGCCAATAAAAGCAGTCTTACGGTATTTGCTTTATCAAACGACAGAAGACCCACCGAGAAAACGCCATTGCATTATGCACCTTTCTTCAATATCTACGAAAAGGGCAATGTATGTATGGGTACTGTGAGTATTGACATTAAAAATTCGGCTTCGGTTGAGGAATTTATACAGGCTTGGGAACATTATTTTTTCAATTCTTATTTCAGTCATTCATTATGCGAAAACTTAACGAAAAAAAATATTGTAACCCTTTGGAAAGACCTTATCAATACGGATAAACCCTTTCCTAAAGAGGTATTGAAAAAGAATAATAAAACCCTTAAAAATCTATTGTGA
- a CDS encoding PRTRC system ThiF family protein — MNTTKTAVHFTDNYLLNPTNPISVNLIGAGGTGSKVLTALMEINESLIALGHAGLQVRVWDDDVITSANLGRQRFAESETGLYKSVALINRCNRWAGTNWKAETVKFEKDKFGRMPEKARAIITITCVDNVQARFGVAEILKEISYRRHFQDEPKYWLDFGNSQDTGQVLLSTIGEIKQPNSEKYETVASLPFVTDEFGELLRQSEQEDNTPSCSLAEALEHQDLFINSSLTQMGCSLLWNLFRRGMTEYRGFFHNLKDFRTHPIKVA, encoded by the coding sequence ATGAATACGACAAAAACAGCAGTTCATTTTACGGACAACTATTTACTCAATCCTACCAATCCGATTTCGGTAAACCTTATCGGAGCAGGTGGTACAGGTTCAAAAGTATTGACCGCCTTAATGGAAATAAACGAAAGTTTGATAGCATTAGGACACGCAGGGTTGCAAGTCCGCGTTTGGGATGATGATGTTATCACGAGTGCCAATTTGGGCAGACAGCGTTTTGCAGAAAGTGAAACAGGATTATACAAATCCGTTGCTTTAATCAATCGTTGTAACCGTTGGGCGGGTACAAATTGGAAAGCCGAAACGGTAAAATTTGAAAAGGACAAGTTTGGGAGAATGCCCGAAAAAGCAAGGGCAATCATTACCATTACTTGTGTGGATAATGTACAGGCGAGGTTTGGCGTTGCTGAAATTCTTAAAGAAATAAGTTACCGCAGACACTTCCAAGATGAACCAAAATATTGGTTGGATTTTGGCAATAGCCAAGATACAGGACAAGTGCTACTATCTACTATCGGAGAGATAAAGCAACCCAATTCAGAAAAGTATGAAACGGTGGCAAGCCTGCCGTTTGTTACCGATGAATTTGGCGAATTGCTGAGGCAATCCGAACAAGAAGACAACACGCCAAGTTGCTCACTTGCCGAAGCATTGGAGCACCAGGATTTGTTTATCAATTCCTCTTTAACCCAAATGGGATGTTCATTGCTATGGAACTTGTTTCGCAGGGGAATGACCGAATATAGGGGATTTTTTCACAATCTGAAAGATTTCCGCACCCACCCGATAAAAGTTGCCTAA
- a CDS encoding PRTRC system protein C, translating to MLLATQLERVFILKDKGQDIRLTDPEPRWSVEAVMNFYANMYPILTTAKASAPQIKDDAVEYKFESVMGTKG from the coding sequence ATGTTATTAGCAACACAATTAGAGCGAGTTTTCATACTCAAAGATAAAGGACAGGACATCAGACTGACTGACCCCGAACCACGTTGGAGCGTGGAAGCAGTAATGAATTTTTACGCCAATATGTACCCGATTTTGACAACCGCAAAAGCATCTGCACCGCAAATCAAAGATGATGCAGTCGAGTACAAATTTGAGAGCGTAATGGGTACGAAAGGTTAA